One Candidatus Limnocylindrales bacterium genomic window carries:
- a CDS encoding EAL domain-containing protein — translation RLIIDMAHALELKVLAEGVETEEQLFFLCAQQCDEAQGYLFGKPVPVEEFEKLLKEDRCFKKCTTENSNYKTSYIKP, via the coding sequence CCAGGTTAATCATAGACATGGCCCATGCTTTGGAGTTGAAGGTTTTAGCGGAGGGGGTGGAGACGGAGGAGCAGTTGTTTTTTTTATGTGCCCAACAGTGTGATGAGGCCCAGGGTTACCTGTTTGGTAAACCTGTACCGGTTGAGGAGTTTGAAAAGTTATTAAAGGAAGATCGATGTTTTAAGAAATGCACAACAGAAAATTCCAATTATAAGACCAGCTACATCAAACCCTGA
- a CDS encoding metal-dependent hydrolase, whose amino-acid sequence MPTIFTHAIVGYGLARLITHSFQVRDQYGLLSAVLPVIPDLDALLMPWIPYSHPLGHRGFSHSLFFAGVLALGASHFPSKITPVFSSGWLGLILFYWGITVSHGVLDAMTDGGLGIAFFAPFDNTRYFLPFRPIPVAPLGISSFFSSRGLQVFWVEFTLFWFFALAMIIWSWESVPLRKVLGSLLILAGIIAWGWRIRQLPRSFQ is encoded by the coding sequence ATGCCGACGATTTTTACCCATGCCATTGTTGGCTACGGTCTGGCCCGATTGATAACCCATTCTTTTCAGGTTAGAGATCAATACGGGCTTTTATCTGCGGTCTTACCGGTTATTCCCGATCTGGATGCCCTTCTGATGCCCTGGATTCCTTATTCCCACCCCTTGGGTCATCGCGGATTCAGCCATTCCCTGTTTTTTGCTGGAGTTCTGGCCCTGGGGGCTTCCCATTTTCCCTCCAAAATCACCCCGGTTTTCTCTTCAGGATGGCTGGGATTGATTCTATTTTACTGGGGGATCACTGTTTCCCACGGAGTTCTGGATGCTATGACAGATGGAGGGCTTGGAATTGCCTTTTTCGCTCCCTTTGATAATACCCGGTATTTTCTACCTTTCCGACCTATTCCGGTCGCTCCCCTGGGTATTTCTTCTTTTTTTTCGAGTCGGGGTTTGCAGGTTTTCTGGGTTGAATTTACTCTGTTCTGGTTCTTTGCTCTGGCCATGATCATCTGGAGCTGGGAAAGCGTCCCTTTACGAAAGGTCTTAGGAAGCCTGTTGATTTTAGCCGGAATAATAGCCTGGGGCTGGCGAATCCGACAATTACCTCGATCTTTTCAGTAA
- the uvrB gene encoding excinuclease ABC subunit UvrB has product MQRKPNKFRLVSNFKPAGDQISAIRELVEGIKRGDPHQVLLGVTGSGKTFTIANVIEQVQKPTLVIAHNKTLAAQLFNEFREFFPDNAVEYFVSYYDYYQPEAYIPSTDTYIEKDASINEYIDKMRHSATRSLFERRDVIIVASVSCIYGLGSPEAYYGMLLFLDQGQPISRQEILRKLVSIHYERNDIGFSRGTFRARGDVIEIYPSYQDEGIRIELFGDEVDTLAVFDPLTGKTLGKLDRVVIYPASHYVTPAATLKRAIENIKIELAEREAELRAQGKLLEMQRLHQRTMFDLEMIQEVGYCHGIENYSRHLSGRQPGEPPPTLLDYFPRDSLIVIDESHVTIPQLKGMYIGDRSRKTTLVEYGFRLPSALDNRPLKFEEFEKQVSQVIYVSATPGPYELEKSQGVVVEQVIRPTGLMDPEIVVRPVAGQVDDLMTEIKARARRNERVLVTTLTKRMAEDLTEYYTDLGLKVRYLHSDIDTLERVEIIRDLRMGKYDALIGVNLLREGLDIPEVSLVAILDADKEGYLRSTTSLIQTAGRAARNVNGLVIMYADKITQSIREAIQESNRRREKQRRYNEEHGITPESIQKSITNILGSIYEADYYTVPLSQDGSLDLAQDKLLVAEKPAEYLTEEDISNLIARLEKEMKEAAKKLEFERAAVLRDKIKELKKRSGS; this is encoded by the coding sequence ATGCAACGTAAACCCAACAAATTTCGCCTGGTCTCCAATTTTAAACCCGCCGGGGATCAAATTTCTGCTATTCGAGAGTTGGTGGAAGGCATAAAAAGGGGAGATCCCCATCAGGTCTTATTGGGAGTGACCGGATCGGGTAAGACTTTCACCATCGCCAATGTTATCGAGCAGGTTCAGAAGCCCACCCTGGTTATTGCCCATAATAAAACTTTAGCCGCCCAGCTTTTCAATGAATTTCGTGAATTTTTTCCTGACAACGCCGTAGAGTACTTTGTCAGTTATTACGATTACTATCAGCCGGAGGCTTATATTCCCAGCACAGATACCTATATAGAGAAGGATGCTTCGATTAACGAGTATATCGATAAAATGCGGCATTCGGCAACCCGATCCCTTTTTGAAAGACGGGATGTCATCATTGTGGCCAGCGTCTCTTGCATTTACGGTTTGGGTTCTCCGGAGGCCTATTATGGCATGCTCCTTTTTTTAGACCAGGGACAACCCATCAGTCGCCAAGAAATTTTGAGGAAACTTGTTTCCATCCATTATGAGCGCAACGATATCGGTTTCTCTCGGGGAACTTTTCGGGCTCGAGGGGATGTCATTGAAATTTATCCTTCTTACCAGGATGAAGGCATTCGGATTGAGTTGTTTGGGGATGAAGTAGATACCCTGGCTGTTTTTGATCCATTAACGGGAAAAACCTTGGGGAAGCTGGACCGGGTGGTCATTTATCCTGCCAGTCATTATGTTACCCCAGCGGCTACTCTCAAGCGGGCCATCGAAAATATTAAAATAGAGCTGGCAGAACGGGAAGCAGAACTTCGGGCACAAGGAAAGTTGCTGGAAATGCAGCGGCTCCATCAACGAACCATGTTCGATCTGGAGATGATTCAGGAGGTGGGTTACTGCCATGGGATTGAAAATTACTCCCGTCATCTCAGTGGGCGACAGCCGGGAGAACCCCCTCCCACTTTGCTGGACTACTTCCCCAGAGATTCGCTGATCGTCATTGATGAAAGCCATGTGACCATCCCCCAACTTAAAGGCATGTATATTGGAGACCGTTCCCGAAAGACCACCCTGGTGGAATACGGATTTCGGCTTCCTTCGGCCCTGGACAACCGTCCATTGAAATTTGAGGAGTTTGAAAAACAGGTCTCCCAGGTCATTTACGTTTCGGCCACACCGGGTCCTTATGAATTGGAAAAAAGCCAGGGAGTCGTTGTAGAGCAGGTTATCCGCCCCACCGGACTTATGGATCCCGAGATTGTAGTTCGACCCGTTGCCGGACAGGTCGATGATCTCATGACAGAAATCAAAGCCCGGGCCAGGCGAAATGAACGGGTACTGGTAACTACACTAACCAAACGAATGGCCGAAGATCTTACCGAATATTACACCGACCTGGGTTTGAAAGTGCGCTACCTCCATTCCGATATCGATACGTTGGAGCGGGTGGAGATTATCCGGGACCTCCGGATGGGAAAATACGATGCGCTCATTGGAGTGAATTTGCTTCGAGAAGGACTCGATATCCCGGAAGTTTCTCTGGTTGCAATTTTAGATGCCGATAAGGAAGGCTACCTGCGGTCTACAACCTCCTTGATTCAAACTGCGGGACGAGCTGCCCGAAATGTCAACGGATTGGTCATTATGTATGCAGATAAGATAACCCAATCTATCCGGGAAGCCATTCAAGAATCCAACCGACGAAGAGAAAAACAGCGAAGATACAATGAAGAACATGGAATTACACCAGAGTCCATTCAGAAGTCTATCACCAACATTCTGGGAAGCATTTATGAAGCGGATTACTATACGGTTCCCCTTTCTCAGGATGGGTCACTGGACCTGGCGCAGGATAAATTGTTAGTGGCCGAGAAGCCGGCGGAGTATCTGACTGAGGAAGATATTTCCAATCTGATAGCCAGGTTAGAGAAAGAGATGAAGGAAGCGGCTAAGAAACTGGAGTTTGAAAGGGCTGCCGTGCTGAGGGATAAGATCAAAGAGTTGAAAAAGCGATCTGGAAGTTAA
- a CDS encoding cyclase family protein, producing MKIYDISVPLSNELPTWPGDPPLRIEKALDLDRGDPANVSLITLGSHTGTHLDAPGHFIRDGKTIDQIPLDIFIGRVRVYELNVEKRIEVDDLKGLSWQGIERVLFKTRNSLECWKDEIFHTDFVHLSQKAAEYLVEKGIKLIGIDYLSVEAFGSTEFPVHHTLLSHEVIPLEGLNLSEVEPGDYEICCLPIKIKNGDGAPVRAILKSLS from the coding sequence ATGAAAATTTACGATATTTCCGTTCCCTTATCCAATGAGTTGCCGACCTGGCCGGGAGACCCTCCCCTCAGGATTGAGAAGGCTTTGGATCTGGACCGGGGCGACCCGGCTAACGTTTCCCTCATCACACTGGGTTCCCACACAGGAACCCATCTGGATGCGCCGGGACATTTCATTCGGGATGGTAAAACCATAGACCAGATTCCACTGGATATTTTCATAGGAAGAGTGAGGGTTTATGAACTTAACGTTGAAAAAAGAATCGAAGTGGATGACTTGAAGGGTTTATCCTGGCAGGGGATTGAACGTGTTCTTTTTAAAACTCGAAATTCCCTGGAATGCTGGAAAGATGAAATTTTTCATACCGATTTTGTTCATCTTTCCCAAAAGGCAGCCGAATATCTGGTCGAGAAGGGAATTAAGTTGATAGGGATCGATTATCTTTCGGTTGAAGCCTTTGGAAGCACAGAATTTCCGGTTCACCACACTCTCCTGAGCCATGAAGTCATTCCTTTGGAGGGACTGAATCTCTCGGAGGTGGAACCCGGGGATTACGAGATATGTTGTCTTCCCATCAAGATTAAAAACGGAGATGGAGCTCCGGTTCGAGCCATTTTGAAAAGCTTAAGCTAA
- a CDS encoding glycine/sarcosine/betaine reductase selenoprotein B family protein, with amino-acid sequence MFRSIKNRLLAKFFTKFPQLVDRWAEKTSFWESRDVPWTPLKKKLRDCRVALITTGGVHLKNQLPFDMKNPHGDPTYREIPRDTHREDLTITHDYYDHRDADRDINIIFPIERLKELAQLRVIGEEAPFHYSFMGHIDKDLIDILIRQTAPEVAEKLRAAQVDAVLLTPA; translated from the coding sequence TTGTTCCGAAGTATTAAAAATAGACTTCTGGCTAAATTCTTTACAAAATTCCCTCAACTCGTAGATCGTTGGGCAGAGAAAACCTCTTTTTGGGAAAGTCGGGACGTTCCCTGGACGCCTTTAAAGAAAAAGCTTAGGGATTGTCGGGTTGCCTTAATTACAACAGGTGGCGTTCATTTAAAAAATCAACTCCCCTTTGACATGAAAAACCCCCACGGAGACCCTACTTACCGGGAGATTCCTCGAGATACTCACCGGGAGGACTTAACGATTACCCATGATTACTACGATCATCGCGATGCCGACAGGGATATCAATATCATCTTCCCTATAGAACGCTTAAAAGAGCTGGCCCAACTCCGGGTCATTGGAGAAGAAGCTCCTTTTCATTACAGTTTTATGGGACATATCGATAAAGATTTGATAGATATCCTGATACGACAAACGGCCCCCGAGGTGGCCGAAAAACTTAGGGCGGCTCAGGTGGATGCAGTCCTTTTAACTCCGGCTTGA
- a CDS encoding AI-2E family transporter, with product MTPVTRDPVCRTRLNPARLRWRSRYQNHTYYFCSTSCKSRFDKSPETYTENYEDGIIVTQIPPLSASTKGSKANGESRANTNGTLGGNGRTIVEGVPTIVQLRSWALVILGIGTIIAFCYFAQPVIIPFILALYLSYILSPLVSFTTHWLKIPHTVASILAVLLALSIILTGLYFLIGQVQNFMEDFPKYSHKLRTLIGGVQKEVKQIQEKTEDLTKEEKKDIPEVRIANQATHYFKTLTTTFDVVSTFVLVLFFVLFLLKDQIIFKKKLIAIASRADRKLTINIIDNISQKIQRYLIVMSLINLGLAVVHTLSFFLQGIPYFYIWGPLVGILNFIPYVGPFIAIIPPTLMAIIQYEGWKHALLLVTIYLFIQNLEGNYITPSLVGHQIDLNPIAQLLSAIFWTWLWGPVGLLLSTPLLVSLKVIIDSFENLKPIGIFLGETVDQFEG from the coding sequence ATGACACCAGTGACCCGAGATCCCGTTTGTAGAACGCGCTTGAATCCGGCACGATTGCGCTGGCGTAGTCGATACCAGAATCATACCTATTATTTCTGTAGTACCAGTTGCAAATCCCGGTTTGATAAATCCCCAGAAACCTACACAGAGAATTACGAAGATGGGATCATTGTTACGCAGATACCGCCTTTGTCTGCTTCCACAAAGGGTTCAAAGGCAAATGGAGAATCCCGAGCTAATACGAATGGAACGTTAGGTGGAAACGGCAGAACCATCGTTGAAGGCGTACCGACCATTGTTCAGTTGCGAAGTTGGGCCCTGGTTATTTTAGGAATAGGGACCATTATCGCTTTTTGTTACTTCGCCCAGCCGGTTATAATTCCTTTTATCCTAGCCCTCTATCTTTCCTATATTTTAAGTCCTTTGGTCAGCTTTACAACCCACTGGCTTAAAATCCCCCATACCGTCGCCAGTATCCTGGCCGTACTCTTAGCCTTAAGTATTATCCTCACAGGTCTCTATTTTTTGATAGGCCAGGTACAAAACTTTATGGAAGATTTTCCAAAATATTCTCATAAACTTCGGACCTTGATTGGAGGAGTCCAGAAGGAAGTAAAGCAGATCCAGGAGAAAACCGAGGATCTAACCAAGGAAGAAAAAAAGGATATTCCAGAGGTCAGAATTGCTAACCAAGCAACCCATTATTTCAAAACCTTAACCACGACCTTTGATGTGGTAAGTACCTTTGTACTCGTCCTGTTTTTTGTTCTCTTCTTGCTTAAAGATCAAATCATCTTTAAAAAGAAACTGATTGCCATCGCCAGTCGAGCAGATCGAAAACTGACCATCAACATTATCGATAATATCAGCCAAAAAATTCAACGCTACCTTATTGTAATGTCCCTGATTAATCTGGGGCTTGCCGTTGTCCATACCCTTTCATTTTTTTTACAGGGTATTCCTTATTTCTATATCTGGGGACCTCTGGTAGGTATCCTCAATTTTATCCCTTATGTAGGCCCTTTTATTGCCATAATTCCTCCTACCCTGATGGCTATTATTCAATATGAAGGCTGGAAACATGCTTTGCTGTTGGTGACCATATATCTTTTCATTCAAAATTTAGAAGGTAATTATATCACCCCCAGCCTGGTCGGTCATCAGATCGACCTAAATCCCATTGCCCAGTTATTATCGGCTATCTTTTGGACCTGGCTTTGGGGTCCAGTGGGACTTTTGCTTTCGACCCCCTTGCTGGTTTCCCTGAAAGTCATTATCGATAGCTTTGAAAACCTGAAACCTATCGGGATTTTCCTGGGTGAAACTGTCGATCAATTCGAAGGGTAG